In Salinibacterium sp. ZJ70, one DNA window encodes the following:
- a CDS encoding PH domain-containing protein yields MTDTVNLRSRLGRVLTIAVAGVAGTVLIAAAQVGPEAVARAIAPCALLVFATWAAYWRPFVRIEGDLVTVGNVFSTDRVRLEQIQRIDTRYALTLETTQGKITAWAAPAPGRHSAMFARRDEAVNLPESTYLAGTVRPGDLTTSDSGAAAAEIRRRWEDLRDARGSIGDGPAVPRDRSIHWATIVVTVALLGASILSIAL; encoded by the coding sequence GTGACTGACACGGTGAATCTGAGATCCCGCCTGGGACGCGTTCTGACGATCGCTGTGGCGGGGGTGGCGGGCACGGTGCTCATCGCAGCCGCGCAGGTGGGCCCGGAGGCCGTGGCGCGAGCGATCGCGCCGTGCGCTCTGCTGGTGTTCGCGACGTGGGCCGCCTACTGGCGTCCCTTCGTGCGCATCGAGGGCGACCTCGTGACCGTCGGCAACGTCTTCAGCACGGACCGTGTGCGCCTCGAGCAGATCCAGCGCATCGACACGCGATACGCCCTCACCCTCGAGACGACGCAGGGAAAGATCACGGCATGGGCGGCGCCCGCTCCGGGCCGTCACAGCGCGATGTTCGCGCGCCGTGACGAGGCCGTCAATCTTCCCGAGTCCACGTACCTCGCCGGCACGGTGCGCCCCGGAGATCTCACCACGAGCGATTCCGGAGCCGCTGCGGCCGAGATCCGTCGTCGGTGGGAGGACCTGCGCGACGCGCGTGGATCGATCGGCGACGGCCCCGCTGTGCCGCGTGACCGCAGCATCCACTGGGCCACGATCGTGGTGACCGTGGCGCTTCTCGGCGCGAGCATTCTCAGCATCGCGCTCTGA
- a CDS encoding ABC transporter permease encodes MTTTPIMPPSVPEDQGSEQTIEQRATAGLSQGKIARRRFFAHRAAVGSMIVLGLITLLAFSSVGTVIGGTGKLVPDPETGRLVVDGFRIPGWWKYNWYENYPVLLPGGQPTITFWPFSFGEHPFGQDTMGKDIFARIMRGTQQSLTVVFLTGLLATVIGTVIGAIAGYYRGRIDSLLMRFTDLILIIPLLVLGAVLGRTLGGSALTLGLLLGCITWPGLARLVRAEFLSLREREFVDAARVAGASTKRIIFKHILPNTVGPIVVNATLLMSAAILLETSLSFLGFGIQSPDISLGQIISEYNEAFKTRPWLFWWPGLFIVVIALCINFIGDGLRDAFDPRQKRIPSAQSLWSEFLGWFRTGEKKAASETAVGSGTPRDGA; translated from the coding sequence ATGACAACGACTCCGATCATGCCGCCATCGGTTCCCGAGGATCAGGGTTCCGAGCAGACCATCGAGCAGCGCGCGACCGCGGGCCTCAGCCAGGGCAAGATCGCCCGTCGGCGCTTCTTCGCACACCGTGCCGCCGTCGGCTCGATGATCGTGCTCGGCCTGATCACGCTGCTCGCGTTCTCCTCCGTGGGAACCGTCATCGGCGGAACCGGCAAGCTCGTGCCCGACCCCGAGACGGGCCGCCTCGTCGTGGACGGCTTCCGCATCCCCGGATGGTGGAAGTACAACTGGTACGAGAACTACCCGGTGCTGCTTCCCGGCGGTCAGCCGACCATCACCTTCTGGCCCTTCAGCTTCGGGGAGCACCCGTTCGGCCAGGACACGATGGGCAAGGACATCTTCGCCCGCATCATGCGCGGCACCCAGCAGTCGCTCACGGTCGTGTTCCTCACGGGACTCCTCGCGACCGTCATCGGCACGGTCATCGGCGCCATCGCGGGCTACTACCGCGGCCGCATCGATTCGCTGCTCATGCGATTCACCGACCTCATCCTCATCATCCCGCTCCTTGTGCTCGGCGCCGTCCTCGGTCGCACGCTCGGAGGCAGCGCGCTGACCCTCGGTCTCCTGCTCGGCTGCATCACCTGGCCGGGCCTGGCACGACTCGTGCGCGCCGAATTCCTGAGCCTGCGCGAGCGCGAGTTCGTGGACGCCGCGCGCGTTGCCGGCGCCTCGACCAAGCGCATCATCTTCAAGCACATCCTGCCGAACACTGTCGGTCCGATCGTCGTGAACGCGACGCTGCTCATGAGCGCCGCGATCCTGCTCGAGACGTCGCTGAGCTTCCTCGGGTTCGGCATCCAGTCGCCCGACATCTCGCTCGGCCAGATCATCTCGGAGTACAACGAGGCGTTCAAGACCCGCCCGTGGCTGTTCTGGTGGCCTGGTCTGTTCATCGTCGTCATCGCGCTGTGCATCAACTTCATCGGCGACGGTCTGCGCGATGCGTTCGACCCGCGCCAGAAGCGCATCCCCAGCGCGCAGAGCCTCTGGTCCGAGTTCCTCGGCTGGTTCCGCACCGGCGAGAAGAAGGCCGCGAGTGAGACGGCAGTCGGATCCGGCACCCCGCGAGACGGGGCGTGA
- a CDS encoding ABC transporter substrate-binding protein — MTRGRTRGMRALAALAALASAAALTGCTGDDRVVAGSTVTVAVESSLTTLNPDSSYGRASELNADVAYLTGSGFAYPNDRFEIVQDDSFGSAEVVSEDPFTVRYSVSADARWSDGVPITAADLLLAWAANSRALDTAGVDGAQFVDPDTGRMGSLPDGIVHFDGALGRGLELATATPEISGDGRALTVRFDEFAPSWRTVLAPGLPAHVVAARALDLPLRADAADAEPTEELAGEATAALVDAILGADADTLSKIADVWNSGFDLTGAEPDPDLLLASGPYRVSAVADGRVTLTVNPQYRGDRSPAVETLVLRTIVDPGELTRLMQSGEIDIATPAADAELASELSGISGVTVSADSTSTFEHLDLQFTGSKSGHFADERVRTAFLLTLPRQAILDELVAPVKADAMLLDSFVVRPGAPGYDEAVAENGSDAHHTTDIGAAMTLLAEAGVASPEVCILYDPADERRAAAFALIQKSASAAGFAVTDCSRRDWRALLGVPGAYDAALFAWDTTRLGPGASAAVFRSDAALANFSGFSDPRADALIDEILATDDIDAITERLIELDAILWDSAYGAPLFAHPALTAVSDRVEGVTRSPLARGVLWNAWAWTPAEPHAGSATPRPLD, encoded by the coding sequence GTGACCCGAGGCCGCACACGGGGCATGCGGGCGCTGGCGGCGCTCGCAGCTCTCGCCTCTGCCGCGGCGCTCACGGGATGCACGGGCGATGACCGCGTCGTCGCCGGATCCACGGTGACCGTCGCGGTCGAGAGCTCGCTCACGACCCTCAACCCCGACAGCTCGTACGGGCGTGCGTCGGAGCTCAACGCCGACGTCGCGTACCTCACGGGTTCGGGGTTCGCCTATCCGAACGATCGCTTCGAGATCGTGCAGGACGACAGCTTCGGATCGGCCGAGGTCGTCTCCGAGGATCCCTTCACCGTGCGCTACAGCGTCTCCGCCGATGCGCGCTGGTCCGACGGCGTCCCGATCACGGCCGCCGACCTGCTGCTGGCGTGGGCCGCCAACTCACGTGCGCTCGACACGGCGGGCGTCGACGGCGCGCAGTTCGTCGATCCGGACACCGGACGCATGGGCAGCCTCCCCGACGGCATCGTGCACTTCGACGGCGCTCTCGGTCGCGGGCTCGAGCTCGCCACGGCGACGCCCGAGATCTCGGGTGACGGCCGCGCGCTCACCGTGCGCTTCGATGAGTTCGCGCCCTCGTGGCGCACCGTCCTCGCGCCGGGTCTTCCCGCTCACGTCGTCGCCGCCCGCGCTCTCGACCTCCCCCTGCGCGCCGACGCCGCCGATGCCGAGCCCACCGAGGAGCTCGCGGGGGAGGCGACCGCTGCGCTCGTCGACGCGATCCTCGGTGCCGATGCCGACACGCTCTCGAAGATCGCCGACGTGTGGAACAGCGGGTTCGACCTCACCGGCGCGGAACCCGATCCCGATCTGCTCCTCGCGAGCGGCCCGTATCGGGTGAGTGCCGTCGCCGATGGACGCGTCACGCTCACCGTCAACCCGCAGTATCGCGGCGATCGCTCGCCCGCCGTCGAGACCCTCGTTCTGCGCACGATCGTCGACCCGGGGGAGCTCACGCGCCTCATGCAGAGCGGCGAGATCGACATCGCGACGCCCGCCGCCGACGCCGAGCTCGCGAGCGAGCTCTCCGGCATCTCGGGGGTCACGGTCTCCGCGGACTCCACGAGCACATTCGAGCACCTCGACCTGCAGTTCACCGGATCCAAGTCGGGGCACTTCGCCGATGAGCGGGTTCGCACGGCGTTCCTGCTGACGCTGCCGCGGCAGGCGATCCTCGACGAGCTCGTCGCGCCTGTGAAGGCCGACGCCATGCTGCTCGACTCGTTCGTCGTGCGACCCGGCGCCCCCGGATACGACGAGGCCGTCGCAGAGAACGGATCCGACGCGCACCACACGACCGACATCGGCGCCGCCATGACGCTCCTCGCGGAGGCGGGCGTCGCCTCGCCGGAGGTCTGCATCCTCTACGACCCCGCCGACGAGCGACGCGCTGCCGCGTTCGCGCTCATCCAGAAGTCGGCATCCGCTGCCGGCTTCGCGGTGACCGACTGCTCGCGTCGCGACTGGCGCGCGCTCCTCGGTGTGCCGGGCGCGTACGACGCCGCACTCTTCGCGTGGGACACCACACGCCTCGGGCCCGGTGCTTCTGCGGCCGTCTTCCGCAGCGACGCCGCCCTCGCGAACTTCTCCGGATTCTCCGATCCCCGCGCCGATGCGCTCATCGACGAGATCCTCGCGACCGACGACATCGATGCGATCACCGAGCGCCTCATCGAGCTCGACGCGATCCTCTGGGATTCGGCCTACGGTGCGCCGCTCTTCGCCCACCCCGCGCTCACCGCGGTGAGCGACCGTGTGGAGGGCGTCACGCGGTCCCCGCTCGCACGCGGAGTGCTCTGGAACGCGTGGGCGTGGACCCCCGCAGAACCGCATGCAGGTTCCGCGACACCGCGTCCGCTAGACTAG
- a CDS encoding ABC transporter ATP-binding protein, whose amino-acid sequence MTTPTTGERTPVLQVDGLNVEFWVDGEWVTAAEGVTYKVMPGEVLAIVGESGSGKSTSSMSLLGLLPANGRASGSAKLDGEQLIGAKAERIRQIRGQGIAVIFQEPMTALNPVYRIGFQICEALQVHHPRMTRAEAKERALELLAMVEMPDPQKAFDSYPHQLSGGQRQRAMIAQSISCDPRLLIADEPTTALDVTVQAEILDLIRNLHKRLDSAVVLITHDMGVVADLADHVMVMKDGKVVETGPIREIFTDAKHPYTRALLAAVPHLGANDTLQIVDHDPVAEVVDERDVVLSFENVAIDYPKRGRMPVFRAAEGIDLTLHQGEIMGLVGESGSGKTTLGRAAIGLIPVAEGKLTVVGHDISSRDPQELKAIRRRVGIVFQDPGSSLNPRFPIGESIGEPLLLSGDASGAELDRRVETLLDQVELPRSYRNRYPHELSGGQRQRVGIARALALAPELLVADEPTSALDVSVQARFLELLQGLQKELGFACLFVSHDLAVVDILSHRIAVMRRGRLVEVGTRDEILRSPKDPYTRRLIDAVPVPDPDEQARRRAERRSA is encoded by the coding sequence ATGACCACCCCGACGACGGGGGAGCGCACCCCCGTTCTGCAGGTCGACGGCTTGAACGTCGAGTTCTGGGTCGACGGCGAGTGGGTCACCGCCGCCGAGGGCGTCACCTACAAGGTGATGCCCGGCGAGGTGCTCGCGATCGTCGGCGAGTCCGGCTCCGGCAAGAGCACCAGCTCGATGTCGCTGCTGGGACTCCTCCCCGCGAACGGCCGCGCGAGCGGCAGCGCGAAGCTCGACGGCGAGCAGCTCATCGGTGCGAAGGCGGAGCGCATCCGCCAGATCCGCGGTCAGGGCATCGCCGTGATCTTCCAGGAGCCGATGACGGCTCTCAACCCCGTGTACCGCATCGGCTTCCAGATCTGCGAGGCCCTGCAGGTGCACCACCCGCGCATGACGCGCGCGGAGGCGAAGGAGCGCGCCCTCGAGCTGCTCGCGATGGTCGAGATGCCCGACCCGCAGAAGGCGTTCGACTCGTACCCGCACCAGCTCTCGGGCGGTCAGCGACAGCGCGCGATGATCGCACAGTCGATCTCGTGCGACCCGCGCCTGCTCATCGCCGATGAGCCCACCACCGCGCTCGACGTGACGGTGCAGGCCGAGATCCTCGACCTGATCCGCAACCTCCACAAGCGCCTCGACTCGGCCGTCGTGCTCATCACGCACGACATGGGCGTGGTCGCCGACCTCGCCGACCACGTCATGGTCATGAAGGACGGCAAGGTCGTCGAGACCGGCCCCATCCGCGAGATCTTCACGGATGCGAAGCACCCCTACACGCGTGCTCTGCTCGCGGCTGTGCCGCACCTGGGCGCCAACGACACGCTCCAGATCGTCGACCACGATCCCGTCGCCGAGGTCGTCGACGAGCGCGACGTCGTGCTGTCGTTCGAGAACGTGGCGATCGACTACCCCAAGCGCGGCCGGATGCCCGTCTTCCGTGCCGCGGAGGGAATCGACCTGACGCTGCACCAGGGCGAGATCATGGGTCTCGTCGGCGAGTCCGGCTCCGGCAAGACCACGCTCGGCCGGGCCGCGATCGGGCTCATCCCTGTCGCCGAAGGCAAGCTGACCGTCGTCGGTCACGACATCTCCTCCCGCGACCCGCAGGAGCTCAAGGCGATTCGCCGCCGCGTCGGCATCGTGTTCCAGGATCCGGGATCCTCTCTCAACCCGCGCTTCCCGATCGGCGAATCGATCGGCGAGCCGCTTCTGCTCTCGGGCGACGCCTCCGGAGCCGAGCTCGATCGCCGCGTCGAGACGCTGCTCGACCAGGTCGAGCTTCCGCGCTCGTACCGCAACCGCTACCCGCACGAGCTTTCCGGCGGCCAGCGCCAGCGCGTCGGCATCGCCCGCGCGCTGGCACTCGCGCCCGAGCTGCTCGTCGCCGACGAGCCCACGAGCGCCCTCGACGTCTCGGTGCAGGCGCGCTTCCTCGAGCTCCTGCAGGGGCTGCAGAAGGAGCTCGGCTTCGCGTGCCTCTTCGTGAGCCACGACCTCGCCGTCGTCGACATCCTGTCGCACCGCATCGCCGTGATGCGTCGCGGCCGGCTCGTCGAGGTCGGAACGCGAGACGAGATCCTGCGCAGTCCGAAGGACCCGTACACGCGCCGACTCATCGACGCCGTCCCCGTCCCCGACCCCGACGAGCAGGCGCGGCGACGCGCCGAGCGTCGATCGGCGTGA
- the typA gene encoding translational GTPase TypA, which produces MPIVHRSDIRNVAIVAHVDHGKTTLVDAMLRQTNSFGSHEHLEERAMDSNDLEREKGITILAKNTAISYEGIHATDGPITINVIDTPGHADFGGEVERGLSMVDGVVLLVDSSEGPLPQTRFVLRKALEAKLPVILAVNKTDRPDARIEEVVGEAQDLLLGLASDMADEVPDLDLDAILDVPVVYASGRNGAASWNRPANGELPDNDDLEPLFDAILKHVPAPSYDDEAPLQAWVTNLDSSPFLGRIALLRVFAGTIKKGQTVAWVRNDGTHQNVRITELLMTKALDRFPAESASAGDIVAVAGIEDITIGETIADPDDVRPLPAITVDEPAISMTIGTNTSPLVGKVKGHKLTARMVKDRLDRELIGNVSLRVLDIGKPDAWEVQGRGELALAILVENMRREGFELTVGKPQVVTKVIDGKVHEPFEQLTIDTPEEHLGAITQLLAARKGRMEGMTNHGTGWVRMEFIVPSRGLIGFRTEFLTLTRGTGIANAISHGYEPWAGTITTRVNGSIVADRAGSVTPNALVALQERMSFFVKPTQEVYEGMVIGENSRADDMDVNITKEKQLTNIRSSTSDNFEKMTPSRELTLEECLEFAREDECVEVTPEVVRIRKVVLDATERGRAASRLKRQNASG; this is translated from the coding sequence ATGCCCATCGTCCACCGCTCCGATATCCGGAACGTCGCCATCGTCGCTCACGTCGACCACGGCAAGACCACCCTCGTCGACGCCATGCTGCGCCAGACCAACTCCTTCGGCTCGCACGAGCACCTCGAAGAGCGGGCCATGGACTCCAACGACCTCGAGCGTGAGAAGGGCATCACGATCCTCGCCAAGAACACGGCGATCTCGTACGAGGGCATCCACGCCACCGACGGCCCCATCACGATCAACGTGATCGACACCCCCGGCCACGCCGACTTCGGCGGCGAGGTCGAGCGCGGCCTGTCGATGGTCGACGGCGTCGTGCTCCTCGTCGACTCGTCCGAGGGCCCGCTTCCGCAGACCCGCTTCGTGCTGCGCAAGGCGCTCGAGGCGAAGCTCCCCGTGATCCTCGCGGTCAACAAGACCGACCGTCCCGACGCTCGCATCGAGGAGGTCGTCGGCGAGGCGCAGGACCTCCTGCTCGGCCTCGCATCCGACATGGCCGATGAGGTTCCCGATCTCGACCTCGACGCGATCCTCGACGTGCCCGTCGTGTACGCATCCGGACGCAACGGCGCAGCCTCCTGGAACCGCCCCGCCAACGGCGAGCTCCCCGACAACGACGACCTCGAGCCGCTCTTCGACGCGATCCTCAAGCACGTTCCGGCTCCCAGCTACGACGACGAGGCGCCGCTGCAGGCGTGGGTCACCAACCTCGACTCCTCGCCGTTCCTCGGCCGCATCGCGCTGCTTCGCGTCTTCGCCGGCACCATCAAGAAGGGCCAGACCGTGGCCTGGGTGCGCAACGACGGCACGCACCAGAACGTGCGCATCACCGAGCTCCTCATGACCAAGGCGCTCGACCGCTTCCCAGCCGAGTCGGCATCCGCCGGTGACATCGTCGCCGTCGCGGGCATCGAGGACATCACGATCGGCGAGACGATCGCCGACCCCGACGACGTCCGCCCGCTGCCGGCGATCACCGTCGACGAGCCGGCGATCTCGATGACCATCGGCACCAACACCTCGCCGCTCGTCGGCAAGGTGAAGGGCCACAAGCTCACCGCGCGCATGGTCAAGGACCGCCTCGACCGCGAGCTCATCGGAAACGTCTCGCTGCGCGTCCTCGACATCGGCAAGCCCGACGCGTGGGAGGTGCAGGGCCGTGGAGAACTCGCCCTCGCCATCCTCGTCGAGAACATGCGCCGCGAAGGCTTCGAGCTCACCGTCGGCAAGCCGCAGGTCGTCACCAAGGTGATCGACGGCAAGGTTCACGAGCCGTTCGAGCAGCTCACCATCGACACCCCCGAAGAGCACCTCGGAGCCATCACGCAGCTCCTCGCCGCTCGCAAGGGCCGCATGGAGGGCATGACGAACCACGGCACCGGCTGGGTGCGCATGGAGTTCATCGTCCCGTCGCGCGGTCTCATCGGCTTCCGCACCGAGTTCCTCACCCTCACCCGCGGCACCGGAATCGCCAACGCGATCTCGCACGGCTACGAGCCGTGGGCGGGCACCATCACCACGCGCGTCAACGGCTCGATCGTCGCCGACCGCGCGGGCTCCGTCACCCCGAACGCGCTCGTGGCGCTGCAGGAGCGCATGTCGTTCTTCGTGAAGCCCACGCAGGAGGTCTACGAGGGCATGGTCATCGGCGAGAACTCGCGCGCCGACGACATGGACGTGAACATCACCAAGGAGAAGCAGCTCACCAACATCCGCTCCTCCACCTCGGACAACTTCGAGAAGATGACGCCGTCGCGCGAGCTGACTCTCGAGGAGTGCCTCGAGTTCGCTCGTGAAGACGAGTGCGTCGAGGTGACCCCCGAGGTCGTGCGCATCCGCAAGGTCGTGCTCGACGCGACCGAGCGCGGTCGTGCCGCGTCGCGCCTCAAGCGCCAGAACGCCAGCGGCTGA